Proteins encoded in a region of the Roseateles sp. SL47 genome:
- a CDS encoding ATP-binding protein: protein MSLEGQLLDQKSLRAVTGKTADWNEIAKDCIAFANATGGRLLLGIEDGQSEPPADQRVPPDLPDTLRRKLAERTVNVTVLPDVTIAPNGGQYIELRIPRAMAVASTTDGRYFLRVADQSKPVTGDDVMRLASERSALPWETQITLQVSRAEIDVAKRDKLLAALRASDRVKPSVKEKSDDELLDHYQLAQGANLTNLGVLSLGRQHHRAQLTTAPVIQFIKYDEHGQKVNKLVWDDHTQSPMELIEAVWQEVPDFRERYELPDGLYRQNVPAFDEIVVRELLVNALVHRPYTQRGDIFLNLHPDRLEVVNPGPLPLGVSPQNVLHTTVRRNEHLARLFHDLKLMEREGSGFDKIFEVLLSQGRPAPELIETHDRVQVTVRRRILKPEVIDFIAKADQTYQLTQRERIALGLLAQHDALTARELATSLELPSVEALQPWLKRLLDWQLVQSAGRTQATRYFVDPSLLRSLQFTGETTLKRIEPHRLAALVLEDLQRYPRSAISDIHQRIGGEIHPKQVKRALEELIERGEVRFEGNNRWRRYWAVA from the coding sequence GTGAGCTTGGAAGGGCAACTCCTTGACCAAAAGTCCTTGCGGGCCGTGACTGGCAAGACGGCGGACTGGAACGAAATCGCTAAGGATTGCATTGCCTTTGCCAATGCAACCGGTGGCCGCCTGCTGCTGGGGATCGAGGATGGCCAGAGCGAGCCTCCCGCCGATCAGCGTGTCCCTCCAGACCTGCCAGACACACTACGTCGCAAGCTGGCGGAGCGCACCGTTAACGTGACGGTGCTGCCGGATGTCACCATCGCCCCGAATGGCGGCCAATACATCGAATTGCGAATTCCGCGCGCCATGGCTGTTGCGTCTACCACGGACGGCCGCTATTTCTTGCGCGTGGCCGATCAAAGCAAGCCCGTGACGGGTGATGACGTGATGCGCCTCGCCAGTGAGCGTTCCGCATTACCGTGGGAAACGCAAATCACCTTGCAAGTTTCACGTGCTGAGATCGATGTCGCCAAACGCGACAAGCTGCTTGCAGCCTTGCGTGCATCGGATCGCGTCAAGCCTTCTGTGAAGGAGAAGTCTGACGACGAGTTGCTCGATCACTATCAGCTCGCACAAGGAGCGAACCTCACCAATCTGGGCGTGCTCAGTCTCGGTCGCCAGCATCATCGCGCGCAACTGACCACCGCTCCGGTCATCCAGTTCATCAAGTACGACGAGCACGGGCAGAAGGTCAACAAGCTGGTGTGGGACGACCACACGCAAAGCCCGATGGAGTTGATCGAAGCGGTCTGGCAGGAGGTGCCAGACTTCCGCGAGCGCTACGAGCTGCCCGATGGCCTGTACCGTCAGAACGTGCCTGCCTTTGATGAAATCGTGGTGCGCGAGTTATTGGTCAACGCATTGGTACATCGTCCCTACACCCAGCGCGGTGACATCTTTTTGAACCTGCATCCAGACCGGCTGGAAGTGGTCAACCCTGGACCGCTACCGCTGGGCGTCTCGCCGCAGAACGTGCTCCACACTACGGTACGCCGTAACGAACACCTGGCACGCCTGTTCCATGACTTGAAACTGATGGAGCGGGAAGGCAGCGGCTTCGACAAGATCTTCGAGGTGCTGCTCTCACAGGGCCGCCCGGCTCCCGAGTTGATCGAGACCCACGACCGTGTGCAGGTGACAGTGCGCCGCCGCATCCTCAAGCCCGAGGTCATCGACTTCATTGCGAAAGCAGATCAGACCTATCAGCTCACGCAGCGCGAGCGGATCGCGTTGGGCCTATTGGCGCAACATGATGCGCTGACGGCACGCGAGCTGGCAACGTCGCTTGAGCTGCCATCGGTTGAAGCACTGCAACCCTGGCTCAAACGCCTGCTGGATTGGCAGTTGGTGCAAAGCGCCGGGCGTACCCAGGCAACACGTTACTTTGTTGACCCCAGCTTGCTGCGCAGCCTCCAGTTCACCGGCGAGACCACCCTCAAACGCATTGAGCCACACCGCCTGGCCGCGCTGGTTTTGGAAGACCTGCAGCGCTACCCCAGGTCGGCCATCAGCGACATCCACCAGCGAATCGGCGGCGAAATCCATCCCAAGCAAGTCAAGCGGGCACTGGAAGAGCTGATCGAGCGCGGGGAAGTCCGGTTTGAGGGCAACAACCGCTGGCGGCGGTACTGGGCGGTGGCATGA
- a CDS encoding helix-turn-helix domain-containing protein, whose translation MSIEPWVTAEDVAQHLGVAKDTVYRWRERKGLPAHRVGRLWKFQLSEVDQWVRAGGADEESGNGSEQK comes from the coding sequence ATGAGCATTGAGCCTTGGGTTACTGCCGAAGACGTTGCCCAGCACCTGGGTGTTGCCAAGGACACCGTTTATCGCTGGAGGGAACGCAAGGGGCTTCCCGCGCATCGTGTCGGACGGCTGTGGAAATTTCAGCTGTCCGAAGTGGATCAGTGGGTCCGAGCGGGAGGTGCCGATGAAGAATCGGGCAATGGGAGCGAGCAAAAATGA